In Mongoliitalea daihaiensis, one DNA window encodes the following:
- a CDS encoding quinol:cytochrome C oxidoreductase gives MGHSTTNYNLDQKFDFSAALKKSIMTVLGIGAVLLVAGIILSMTGGHDHGAEEGAHAFHWYQRLFANIWINNVYFAGIAVIGVFFFAIQYAAQAGWSAGILRVMLSLGNWLPIAAVLMIVSYFIVGHDIFHWTHAYLFDKNDPQYDFIIDGKGAFFFWPLEKGTFPVFFLVRMVLFLGIWIFFFNKLKKLSFEEDKVGGTEHWRKIRTWSAFFLVFFAVSSSIASWDWIMSIDTHWFSTLFGWYMFASWFVAGLSAITLITLYLRDKGYLEMVNENHIHDLGKFVFGFSIFWTYLWFSQFLLIYYANIPEESVYFVERLQSDVYGPFVFVNLILNFFLPFFVLMTRDAKRHGVFLKVVCSLIILGHWFDFFLMVQPGTLGHNGGFGLMEIGMFLVYGATAAYVVMSNLAKNNLVAKNHPMLEESYHHHI, from the coding sequence ATGGGTCATAGTACAACGAATTACAATTTGGACCAAAAATTTGATTTTTCAGCAGCGTTGAAAAAATCAATAATGACTGTTCTTGGTATAGGGGCAGTGCTTTTGGTAGCGGGTATTATTTTAAGTATGACTGGTGGTCATGATCATGGAGCTGAAGAAGGAGCACATGCTTTTCATTGGTATCAGCGCTTATTTGCAAACATTTGGATTAACAACGTTTATTTTGCAGGTATTGCTGTAATCGGTGTGTTCTTCTTTGCTATTCAATATGCTGCACAAGCAGGATGGTCGGCTGGTATATTAAGGGTAATGCTTTCGTTGGGCAATTGGTTGCCAATTGCTGCAGTTTTAATGATTGTTTCCTACTTTATAGTTGGTCATGATATTTTCCACTGGACGCATGCGTACTTATTTGATAAGAATGATCCTCAGTATGACTTTATCATCGATGGAAAAGGCGCTTTCTTTTTCTGGCCTCTAGAAAAAGGTACATTCCCTGTTTTCTTTCTTGTTAGAATGGTGCTTTTCTTGGGTATTTGGATTTTCTTCTTCAATAAATTAAAAAAATTATCATTTGAAGAAGATAAGGTAGGCGGTACTGAGCATTGGAGAAAAATCAGAACTTGGTCTGCTTTCTTCCTTGTTTTCTTTGCTGTTTCTTCTTCCATTGCTTCTTGGGACTGGATCATGTCTATTGATACTCACTGGTTCTCTACTCTATTTGGTTGGTATATGTTTGCTTCTTGGTTTGTTGCAGGTCTTTCTGCGATCACCTTGATCACATTATATCTAAGAGACAAAGGTTATTTAGAAATGGTTAATGAAAACCATATTCATGACCTTGGGAAGTTCGTTTTTGGTTTTTCTATCTTCTGGACTTACTTGTGGTTTTCACAGTTCCTTTTGATCTATTATGCAAACATTCCAGAGGAGTCGGTTTACTTTGTAGAAAGGTTGCAGTCTGATGTGTATGGACCGTTTGTTTTTGTAAATCTAATTCTAAACTTCTTCCTGCCTTTCTTTGTTTTAATGACACGTGATGCTAAAAGACACGGTGTATTCTTGAAAGTTGTGTGTTCCTTAATTATCTTAGGACACTGGTTTGACTTCTTCTTGATGGTTCAGCCGGGTACTTTGGGTCACAACGGTGGCTTTGGTCTAATGGAAATTGGAATGTTCTTGGTTTATGGCGCTACTGCTGCTTATGTTGTCATGAGCAATCTTGCGAAAAACAACCTAGTAGCTAAGAATCATCCAATGTTGGAAGAAAGTTATCATCATCATATTTAA
- a CDS encoding cytochrome C oxidase subunit IV family protein, producing the protein MASQENKLVVIPRDEAKIKKLWKTAGILFVLTSIELVFAFTLPRGIFLYLLFIALTIWKAKYIMMDFMHLGEEAKPLFYSIVVPLIFLLWFVIAMIREGSDIFLIRW; encoded by the coding sequence ATGGCTTCTCAAGAAAATAAATTAGTTGTAATACCTCGTGACGAGGCAAAAATAAAAAAGTTGTGGAAGACTGCAGGTATCCTGTTTGTATTGACTTCAATAGAACTTGTATTTGCTTTCACGCTACCAAGAGGTATTTTCCTTTATTTGCTATTCATCGCCCTTACTATTTGGAAGGCTAAATATATTATGATGGATTTTATGCACTTGGGTGAAGAGGCTAAACCATTATTCTACTCAATTGTAGTTCCACTAATCTTCTTATTGTGGTTTGTAATTGCTATGATTAGAGAAGGTAGTGATATTTTCCTAATTCGCTGGTAA
- a CDS encoding cytochrome c oxidase subunit I: protein MATADSALHNATAHDHHDHEHHDNFITKYIFSTDHKMIGKQFLVTGIFWAIIGGALSIIFRLQLGFPDMELYWLKPLLGGWIDEAGKLDPNFYLALVTMHGTIMVFFVLTAGLSGTFSNFLIPLQIGARDMASGFMNMLSYWLFFVSGVIMFISLFIETGPASGGWVVYPPLSALEQAMPGSGLGMTLWLISMTFFIASSLLGGINYITTVINLRTKGMSFSRLPLTIWAFFLTAIIGLLSFPVLFSAALLLVFDRSFGTSFYLSDIYIGGEALPNTGGSPVLYQHLFWFLGHPEVYIVLLPALGITSEIIATQSRKPIFGYKAMVISMLGITILSFVVWAHHMFVSGMNPFLGSIFMFLTLIIAIPSAVKVFNYLTTLWRGNLIFSPGMLFSIGLVSFFISGGLTGIFLGNSAIDIQLHDTYFVVAHFHLVMGSASFFGLMAGIYHWFPKMFGRMMDARLGYIHFWLTFIGVYMVFFPMHYIGIAGFPRRYYSWTNFEFTNMYTDLNMFVSAAAIITFAAQAIFLFNFFYSMYRGRKATENPWRSNTLEWTTPINPGHGNWPGEIPAVYRWPYDYSKPGAEEDFIPQTVPLSATPESNLPHEQELVRLEKEIIADEEAMLVADETKTV, encoded by the coding sequence ATGGCGACAGCAGATTCAGCTTTACACAATGCCACTGCACATGATCACCATGATCATGAGCATCATGACAATTTTATTACCAAATATATCTTCAGTACTGATCATAAAATGATCGGGAAACAATTCTTGGTTACAGGAATTTTCTGGGCTATTATTGGTGGTGCCTTGTCAATTATATTTAGGTTACAGTTAGGTTTCCCTGACATGGAATTGTATTGGCTTAAGCCTTTACTAGGGGGTTGGATAGATGAGGCAGGGAAGTTAGATCCTAACTTCTACCTTGCATTGGTAACGATGCACGGAACCATCATGGTCTTCTTCGTGCTAACTGCTGGCTTGAGTGGTACATTTTCCAATTTCTTGATTCCTCTTCAAATTGGTGCCCGTGATATGGCCTCAGGTTTTATGAACATGCTTTCTTACTGGTTATTCTTTGTATCTGGTGTGATCATGTTTATTTCCCTATTCATTGAAACAGGCCCCGCTTCTGGAGGTTGGGTTGTTTATCCACCTTTGTCAGCGTTAGAGCAGGCTATGCCAGGTTCTGGCTTGGGTATGACCTTATGGTTGATCTCAATGACTTTCTTCATTGCTAGTTCATTGTTGGGTGGTATCAATTACATTACTACTGTAATCAATCTAAGGACTAAAGGAATGTCATTCTCTAGACTTCCGTTGACAATATGGGCGTTCTTCTTAACAGCCATTATTGGACTGTTATCTTTCCCTGTGTTGTTTTCAGCTGCTTTGTTGCTAGTCTTTGATAGAAGCTTTGGTACTTCTTTCTACCTTTCTGATATTTATATCGGAGGTGAAGCTTTACCAAATACCGGTGGTAGCCCTGTATTATATCAGCATTTGTTCTGGTTTTTAGGTCACCCTGAAGTTTACATTGTATTATTGCCAGCTTTAGGTATCACTTCAGAAATCATAGCTACGCAGTCCAGAAAACCAATCTTTGGTTATAAAGCAATGGTCATTTCGATGTTAGGGATTACCATACTTTCATTCGTTGTATGGGCTCACCACATGTTCGTATCGGGTATGAATCCTTTCCTGGGTTCTATCTTCATGTTCTTGACATTAATCATTGCTATTCCATCCGCTGTTAAAGTATTTAACTACCTTACAACTCTTTGGAGAGGTAATTTGATCTTCTCACCTGGAATGTTGTTTTCCATTGGTTTGGTTTCATTCTTTATATCTGGTGGTTTGACTGGTATTTTCCTAGGTAACTCTGCTATTGATATTCAGCTTCACGATACCTACTTTGTGGTAGCTCACTTCCACCTAGTAATGGGTTCTGCTTCTTTCTTTGGATTGATGGCTGGTATTTACCATTGGTTCCCTAAAATGTTCGGAAGGATGATGGATGCTCGCTTGGGCTATATTCACTTCTGGTTGACATTTATTGGAGTTTACATGGTGTTCTTCCCAATGCACTACATCGGTATTGCTGGTTTTCCTAGAAGATACTATTCTTGGACAAACTTTGAATTTACTAATATGTATACTGATTTGAACATGTTTGTATCTGCAGCTGCGATTATTACTTTTGCTGCTCAGGCTATATTCTTGTTCAACTTCTTCTACAGCATGTATAGAGGTCGTAAAGCGACTGAAAACCCTTGGAGATCCAATACTTTGGAATGGACTACTCCTATAAATCCAGGTCACGGCAACTGGCCGGGTGAAATTCCTGCTGTGTACAGATGGCCTTATGATTATTCTAAGCCTGGTGCTGAGGAGGATTTCATACCTCAAACAGTTCCTTTATCTGCAACTCCTGAATCTAACTTACCACACGAGCAAGAGCTTGTAAGGTTGGAAAAGGAAATTATCGCAGATGAAGAAGCTATGTTGGTTGCAGATGAAACAAAAACCGTTTAA
- a CDS encoding cytochrome c oxidase subunit 3, producing the protein MSTTATTVGLSPKRGIWGGGNEPLKASYGKLMMWFFLLSDIFTFAAFLIAYAAIRVSYPGYAGPADSFIGSNEYWPVPELVFDAFPFFHGMHLPLVFVTLMTFILIMSSITMVLAVEAGHRNDRDDVVKWMLWTLLGGITFLSCQAWEWSHFIHGTDGGTVLTYVNNMGGIVTETVFGANLMVNEYGPAAFAQLFFFITGFHGFHVTIGVFLLFMAFYQAAVGVYERRGHYEMVEKIGLYWHFVDLVWVFVFTFFYLI; encoded by the coding sequence ATGTCGACAACTGCAACAACTGTTGGGTTAAGCCCAAAAAGAGGAATTTGGGGGGGAGGTAATGAACCTCTCAAAGCAAGTTATGGAAAACTCATGATGTGGTTTTTCCTGCTCTCAGATATCTTTACATTTGCCGCTTTTTTGATTGCGTATGCTGCAATCAGGGTTAGTTATCCGGGTTATGCAGGTCCTGCTGACTCTTTTATTGGGTCCAATGAATACTGGCCTGTCCCTGAATTAGTATTTGATGCTTTTCCGTTTTTCCATGGCATGCACTTGCCTTTGGTGTTTGTAACTTTAATGACCTTCATCTTAATTATGTCTTCCATTACAATGGTTTTGGCTGTAGAGGCTGGGCATAGAAATGACAGAGACGATGTAGTAAAATGGATGCTTTGGACCTTACTGGGAGGGATCACGTTCCTAAGTTGTCAGGCATGGGAGTGGTCGCACTTTATCCATGGTACTGATGGTGGTACAGTGTTAACATATGTCAATAACATGGGGGGCATTGTTACTGAGACTGTCTTTGGTGCGAACCTGATGGTCAATGAATATGGTCCAGCAGCTTTTGCTCAATTATTCTTCTTCATTACAGGTTTCCATGGATTCCACGTTACTATTGGTGTATTCTTATTGTTTATGGCCTTCTACCAAGCAGCAGTAGGTGTATATGAAAGAAGAGGGCACTACGAAATGGTTGAAAAGATTGGTTTATACTGGCACTTCGTGGACCTAGTTTGGGTTTTTGTATTTACATTCTTCTATTTGATCTAA
- a CDS encoding COX15/CtaA family protein, with protein sequence MKKLCWLQMKQKPFNQSVGSFRRISLITVLAVYFLILVGGVVRSTGSGMGCPDWPKCFGSLVPPTSVDQLPSDYQDIYLEKRLAKNDRFVAQLESLGFSKKAEEIRNDKSILVEEEFNPVKTWIEYLNRLVGAVIGLLILITMIRSFPLWKVDKVIPALAVFNLLLVLFQAWIGSIVVSTNLLPWMITLHMVLALLIVCLLIYLYYRANRLVKDRLEVTDNPSYLFNVLLAGFILMIGQVILGTQVREAVDQVAFQFGGLVRSEWVDNLGISFLIHRSYSLLILFIHVYFVYRIYKLTLRNSVLFKLTQLLVVVLMVEILSGVGMAYFAIPAFLQPIHLLFGSLLIGIQFLLLLKLSDQKQLLSVKLSS encoded by the coding sequence ATGAAGAAGCTATGTTGGTTGCAGATGAAACAAAAACCGTTTAATCAATCAGTAGGCAGCTTTCGCAGGATTTCTTTGATAACTGTGCTAGCTGTTTACTTTCTTATTCTTGTCGGTGGGGTTGTACGTAGTACCGGTTCTGGTATGGGTTGCCCTGACTGGCCAAAATGTTTTGGGAGCTTGGTACCACCTACAAGTGTGGATCAGCTCCCATCTGATTATCAGGATATTTATCTTGAAAAACGATTAGCGAAAAATGATCGGTTTGTTGCTCAATTGGAATCCTTAGGTTTTTCAAAAAAAGCAGAAGAGATCAGAAATGACAAGAGTATTCTAGTGGAAGAGGAATTTAATCCTGTAAAAACTTGGATTGAATATCTGAATCGGCTAGTAGGTGCAGTCATTGGATTGTTGATTTTAATTACAATGATTCGGTCTTTTCCTTTGTGGAAGGTGGATAAGGTTATTCCAGCATTAGCTGTGTTTAATTTATTGCTTGTCTTATTTCAGGCATGGATAGGGTCTATTGTAGTCTCTACGAACCTTTTACCTTGGATGATCACTCTGCACATGGTATTGGCTTTACTGATAGTTTGTCTATTGATTTATCTATACTATAGAGCCAATCGCTTGGTTAAAGATCGGTTGGAAGTGACTGACAATCCTTCTTATTTGTTCAATGTATTGTTGGCTGGTTTTATTTTAATGATAGGGCAAGTCATACTGGGCACACAAGTAAGAGAGGCTGTTGATCAAGTTGCCTTCCAATTTGGAGGTTTAGTAAGGTCTGAGTGGGTGGATAATTTAGGAATTTCCTTTCTAATTCACCGCTCGTATAGTTTGTTGATATTATTTATACATGTTTATTTTGTGTATAGAATTTATAAACTTACGCTTAGGAACTCCGTACTATTTAAACTCACACAGTTGTTAGTAGTGGTGTTGATGGTAGAAATTCTTTCTGGTGTTGGTATGGCTTATTTCGCAATACCGGCATTTCTTCAACCAATACATTTGCTGTTTGGGTCTTTATTAATTGGTATTCAGTTTCTGTTGTTATTGAAATTGTCTGATCAAAAACAATTATTATCTGTAAAATTGAGTTCATGA
- the cyoE gene encoding heme o synthase yields the protein MRTLNIPGDAFLDLISFRMKAYADLVKLRLSALVTFSAAFGYILGDSGVNFSWFNFLGLIIGGLLISGASGAANEIWEKDFDKLMKRTQNRPLPLNLISMKEAYWFTSVIAVLGILILWVFTNPLTTALGVLSMVLYVFVYTPLKRVGPIAVFVGAIPGAMPPLLGWTAATGMISHEALIIFGIQFIWQFPHFWAIAWVGDDDYKRAGFKLLPSGGKKDLNTAIQIMIYTLFLLPLGLLPTYFGLTGINSGIVATLCGVLFLGQTFSLMRDCSRKSALRIMFGSFLYLPIVQIAYLLDKV from the coding sequence ATGAGAACTTTAAATATTCCTGGTGATGCATTTCTTGATTTGATAAGCTTTCGTATGAAGGCTTATGCTGATCTTGTGAAATTAAGGCTGTCAGCCTTAGTCACTTTCTCTGCTGCTTTTGGTTATATACTAGGGGATAGTGGAGTTAATTTCTCCTGGTTTAATTTCTTAGGGTTGATCATAGGTGGCCTGCTAATTAGTGGAGCTTCTGGTGCTGCCAATGAAATTTGGGAGAAAGACTTTGACAAATTGATGAAGCGAACCCAGAATAGGCCTCTTCCTTTGAATTTGATTTCAATGAAAGAGGCGTATTGGTTTACCTCTGTAATTGCAGTACTAGGAATTCTAATACTTTGGGTTTTCACTAACCCTCTTACTACTGCATTAGGTGTTTTGAGTATGGTTTTATACGTTTTTGTATACACTCCACTCAAAAGAGTTGGTCCAATCGCTGTATTTGTTGGAGCTATTCCAGGAGCTATGCCTCCCTTATTAGGGTGGACTGCGGCTACTGGAATGATTTCACATGAAGCATTAATTATCTTTGGTATACAATTTATCTGGCAATTCCCTCACTTTTGGGCGATTGCATGGGTTGGTGATGATGATTATAAGCGAGCTGGCTTTAAGTTGCTTCCAAGTGGTGGCAAAAAAGATTTGAATACAGCCATTCAAATTATGATTTATACCTTGTTCCTTTTACCACTAGGTTTATTACCAACCTATTTTGGATTAACTGGAATTAATTCAGGAATTGTAGCCACTCTCTGCGGTGTGTTGTTTTTAGGACAGACATTCTCTTTAATGAGAGATTGTTCAAGAAAATCAGCATTGCGGATTATGTTTGGCTCGTTTCTATACTTACCAATTGTGCAAATAGCATACTTGTTAGATAAAGTTTAA
- a CDS encoding DUF3341 domain-containing protein, giving the protein MERDKNFILGVYEDEDVLLDAITKVRKSGVKIHEVYSPFPVHGIDDVLGYKRSKLPIAAFLFGILGTSLALLMQFYMMKFDWPMIIGGKDFAGFPVFVPVTFELTVLLAAFGMVGVFFVSSNLKPWGQARIFDLRITDDKHVMAIDLAVNNSMEEESLEEVLKSSGASEVNKKSFE; this is encoded by the coding sequence ATGGAAAGAGATAAGAATTTTATCCTCGGTGTGTATGAGGATGAGGATGTATTGCTAGATGCAATTACCAAGGTTCGTAAAAGTGGTGTTAAGATACACGAAGTTTATTCTCCGTTTCCAGTCCACGGCATCGATGATGTTTTAGGTTATAAAAGAAGTAAGTTGCCTATTGCTGCGTTTCTTTTTGGAATTTTAGGAACAAGTTTGGCTCTTCTCATGCAGTTTTACATGATGAAGTTTGACTGGCCTATGATTATTGGTGGTAAAGATTTTGCTGGATTCCCTGTATTCGTTCCTGTGACCTTCGAATTGACAGTTCTATTAGCTGCTTTTGGTATGGTAGGGGTGTTTTTCGTTTCCAGTAACTTAAAGCCCTGGGGTCAAGCTAGAATTTTCGATTTGAGAATTACAGATGACAAACATGTAATGGCGATTGATCTTGCTGTGAACAATAGCATGGAGGAAGAGTCGCTCGAAGAAGTTTTGAAATCTTCTGGAGCTTCTGAGGTGAATAAAAAAAGTTTTGAATAG
- a CDS encoding cytochrome c oxidase subunit II, with amino-acid sequence MYGFLIAVGVLLLLSILWMVYRIQTLVSVVKGSDKKVATGSNKVNALMFILFLVGAGGLMFWYSIKEFDNYQLPIASEHGAVTDQLFWITMAVTGVVFIITHILLFIFPYKYQYSEKRKADFYPDNNKLEVLWTAVPAVVLALLVISGWIAWSDITKPAPDNAHVVELMGYQFAWEVRYPGMDNVLGANDYRLTNANNISGVDFSDKNSLDDFSSPVVVIPKGEPVLFRIRARDVLHSVFAPHMRLKMDAVPGMPTRFWFVPTKTTAEMRAELNNPDFNYEIACTEICGRGHFSMKREIRVVEPEEFRAWVAEQRPYIVNNPALVADLPIELKELADITISEYK; translated from the coding sequence ATGTACGGATTTCTTATTGCAGTTGGAGTTTTGTTATTGCTATCCATTCTTTGGATGGTGTATCGAATCCAGACATTAGTTTCTGTTGTTAAAGGCAGTGACAAAAAAGTTGCTACGGGTAGCAATAAGGTGAATGCCTTAATGTTTATCCTGTTTCTTGTAGGTGCTGGAGGATTAATGTTTTGGTATTCTATCAAAGAATTTGATAACTATCAGTTGCCAATTGCCTCAGAGCATGGTGCTGTGACAGATCAGCTTTTTTGGATTACTATGGCAGTTACTGGCGTAGTTTTCATTATTACGCATATTCTGTTATTTATCTTCCCTTACAAATATCAGTACTCTGAAAAAAGAAAGGCAGATTTCTATCCAGACAATAACAAATTGGAAGTCCTTTGGACTGCAGTTCCTGCTGTAGTACTTGCCTTGCTAGTAATTAGCGGCTGGATTGCGTGGTCTGATATTACTAAACCAGCACCTGACAATGCGCATGTAGTTGAGTTAATGGGGTATCAATTTGCATGGGAAGTAAGGTATCCTGGCATGGACAATGTTCTAGGAGCTAATGATTACAGACTAACAAATGCAAACAACATTTCGGGAGTTGATTTCTCTGACAAAAATTCTTTAGATGACTTTAGTTCTCCAGTGGTTGTTATACCAAAGGGTGAGCCTGTACTCTTTAGAATACGTGCAAGGGATGTTTTGCACTCAGTATTTGCCCCTCACATGCGATTGAAAATGGACGCTGTACCTGGTATGCCAACTCGTTTTTGGTTTGTTCCTACTAAGACAACAGCAGAGATGAGAGCAGAATTGAATAATCCTGATTTCAACTATGAGATTGCTTGTACTGAAATTTGTGGTAGAGGGCATTTCTCAATGAAACGTGAAATTAGAGTAGTTGAACCGGAAGAGTTTAGAGCTTGGGTTGCTGAGCAGAGACCTTACATTGTCAACAATCCTGCATTAGTTGCGGATCTTCCTATTGAATTAAAAGAATTAGCTGACATTACAATCAGCGAATACAAGTAA
- a CDS encoding cytochrome c oxidase subunit 3, translating into MEEKYAYIEGAEQPISMHPKKFALWLFIVSVVMIFASMTSAYIVRQSEGNWLEFDLPQIFWYSSVIIILSSLSLHWAYLSAKKDELSAVKTGMIITSILGFAFLISQWYSWVALVDRDVYFVGNPAGSFLYIFTGLHAIHLISGVIFLIIVLISSFNYKVHSKNMVSLEMCMTYWHFLGGLWLYLFMFLLLNH; encoded by the coding sequence ATGGAAGAAAAATATGCATACATAGAAGGTGCTGAGCAGCCTATTTCTATGCATCCTAAAAAGTTTGCATTGTGGTTGTTCATAGTGTCTGTTGTGATGATTTTCGCATCTATGACTAGTGCCTATATTGTAAGACAATCCGAAGGTAATTGGCTTGAATTTGATTTACCTCAAATTTTCTGGTATAGTTCGGTTATTATTATTCTTAGTAGCTTGAGCTTGCACTGGGCTTATCTTTCTGCTAAAAAAGATGAATTAAGTGCAGTAAAAACAGGAATGATTATTACTTCAATATTGGGTTTTGCTTTTCTTATTTCCCAGTGGTATTCTTGGGTGGCATTGGTTGATAGGGATGTGTATTTTGTAGGTAACCCTGCAGGTTCATTCTTGTATATCTTTACAGGTTTACATGCAATACACTTGATAAGTGGTGTGATATTTCTAATTATTGTATTAATTTCGTCTTTCAATTACAAAGTACACTCCAAAAATATGGTTAGCCTAGAAATGTGTATGACATACTGGCATTTTCTAGGAGGTCTTTGGTTGTATCTTTTTATGTTCTTATTATTGAATCATTAA
- a CDS encoding c-type cytochrome, translating to MKITNSIYVLGLAGVALLGACTASGDHPGYEYAPQMYNSVAYEPLNQIVNEEEGSWLSTREDGKGEFFNSNVNNPNRMNMREPVANTVPRTKDGVLPYRLKAFELEEAANIPNPIELTDQVIGEGKVLYTQYCATCHGAGGEGDGKAGEVVGGVANLKGGAYINLPEGHIFHVIMKGKGRMGAHGSQIPQDRIWKIVHYVKQEIQKQ from the coding sequence ATGAAAATAACTAATTCAATATATGTACTAGGCTTAGCAGGTGTTGCTTTATTAGGCGCCTGTACTGCATCTGGTGATCATCCAGGGTATGAGTATGCTCCACAGATGTATAACTCAGTTGCTTATGAGCCATTGAATCAGATTGTCAATGAAGAAGAAGGTTCTTGGTTATCAACGAGAGAAGATGGAAAGGGAGAATTCTTCAATAGTAACGTAAACAATCCTAACCGCATGAACATGCGTGAACCGGTTGCAAATACTGTTCCTAGAACAAAAGATGGCGTGTTGCCTTACCGTTTGAAAGCATTCGAACTGGAAGAGGCTGCAAATATCCCAAATCCAATTGAGTTGACGGATCAGGTTATAGGAGAAGGAAAGGTGTTGTATACGCAGTATTGCGCGACTTGCCATGGTGCAGGTGGTGAAGGAGATGGCAAAGCAGGCGAGGTTGTTGGTGGTGTGGCTAATCTTAAAGGCGGTGCCTATATCAATCTACCTGAAGGTCATATTTTCCATGTGATCATGAAAGGTAAAGGAAGAATGGGTGCTCACGGTTCTCAAATTCCTCAGGATAGAATTTGGAAAATTGTTCACTATGTTAAACAAGAAATTCAGAAACAATAA
- a CDS encoding SCO family protein, with amino-acid sequence MKGLRILQGLVLLCILLIPVMIIVFLKTFGNNQFDIPVLYQYGVEDAFQECNYPDSIQHVIPDFTFTSNKGLQVGRFEMEGKITIVDFFFTSCPSICPVMSSEMERVDDAFKDNPNVQIYSISIDPDFDTKEVLESYAQKHMASPKWHFLSGDKEETYRLARCGFVLPTFDGYGVPDDFVHSDKFVLVDEFGRIRGYYSGTTREEVDRLIVETKILLHGK; translated from the coding sequence ATGAAAGGGTTACGAATTTTACAGGGTCTTGTCCTGTTATGTATATTATTAATACCGGTTATGATTATAGTCTTTTTGAAGACTTTTGGAAATAATCAATTTGATATACCGGTTTTGTATCAATATGGTGTAGAAGATGCTTTTCAGGAGTGTAATTACCCTGACAGTATTCAGCATGTAATTCCTGACTTTACCTTTACATCCAATAAAGGTTTGCAAGTTGGGAGATTTGAAATGGAGGGGAAAATCACAATTGTTGATTTCTTCTTTACTTCATGCCCAAGTATTTGTCCTGTGATGTCATCCGAAATGGAGCGTGTAGACGATGCATTTAAAGATAATCCAAATGTTCAGATTTATTCCATTTCAATAGATCCGGATTTTGACACAAAAGAGGTCTTGGAGAGTTATGCTCAAAAGCACATGGCCTCTCCTAAATGGCACTTTCTTTCAGGGGATAAGGAAGAGACGTATCGGTTAGCTAGATGTGGATTTGTATTGCCAACCTTTGACGGCTATGGAGTACCGGATGATTTTGTTCACAGTGACAAATTTGTATTGGTGGATGAATTTGGCAGAATAAGAGGCTATTATAGTGGTACTACCAGAGAAGAAGTTGATAGATTAATAGTAGAAACAAAAATCCTGTTACATGGAAAATAA
- a CDS encoding DUF420 domain-containing protein, whose amino-acid sequence MENKITFESEDKGILKWITVIATAVPVVVAILLFMPSKIDVASEWVFFLPHLNAVINSAATLALILAIVFIKNGNIQLHRTAMTTAFGLGAIFLVSYVIYHATAESTTFGGEGWIRPVYYFILITHIILAAVALFPILLAYYYGYMDKRDQHKKIVKFAYPIWLYVTITGVLVYLMISPYYTF is encoded by the coding sequence ATGGAAAATAAAATAACCTTCGAATCCGAGGATAAAGGGATCTTAAAATGGATAACAGTTATAGCTACTGCGGTACCAGTGGTAGTGGCTATTTTATTATTTATGCCTTCTAAAATTGATGTAGCTTCTGAATGGGTTTTCTTTTTGCCTCACTTAAATGCAGTCATCAATTCAGCCGCTACTCTAGCGTTGATTTTAGCTATTGTATTTATTAAGAATGGGAATATTCAGTTGCATCGAACAGCTATGACAACAGCATTTGGACTGGGGGCTATTTTCTTGGTTTCTTATGTAATTTATCATGCTACTGCTGAAAGCACAACTTTTGGTGGAGAGGGCTGGATCAGACCAGTATACTACTTCATTCTGATCACCCATATCATCCTTGCGGCTGTCGCCTTGTTCCCAATTTTATTGGCATATTATTACGGTTACATGGATAAGCGTGATCAACACAAAAAAATCGTTAAATTTGCTTATCCAATATGGTTATATGTAACCATTACGGGAGTTTTGGTGTACTTAATGATAAGTCCGTATTACACCTTTTAA